One Synechococcus sp. JA-2-3B'a(2-13) genomic window carries:
- the clpP gene encoding ATP-dependent Clp endopeptidase proteolytic subunit ClpP codes for MIPTVIEQSARGERAFDIYSRLLRDRIIFLGTQVDDDIANLIVAQMLYLESEDPEKDIYLYINSPGGSVYAGMAIYDTMQHIQPDVSTICIGLAASMGAFLLAGGTKGKRIALPHARIMIHQPLGGAQGPATDIEIQAKEILFIKNSLNSLLAYHTGQPLERIERDTDRDNFMTPEQAKEYGLIDQVISKRPQPTLAAVS; via the coding sequence ATGATTCCCACCGTTATTGAGCAATCTGCGCGAGGCGAGCGCGCCTTTGACATTTATTCGCGTCTCTTGCGGGATCGGATCATTTTCTTGGGCACCCAGGTGGACGACGACATTGCCAACCTGATTGTGGCCCAGATGCTCTACTTGGAATCGGAAGACCCTGAAAAAGACATCTACCTCTACATCAACTCCCCCGGCGGCTCTGTCTATGCCGGCATGGCCATTTACGACACCATGCAGCACATTCAGCCGGATGTCTCCACCATCTGCATTGGTTTGGCTGCCAGCATGGGAGCCTTTCTGCTGGCAGGGGGCACCAAAGGCAAGCGCATTGCCCTTCCCCACGCCCGCATCATGATCCACCAACCCCTTGGTGGAGCTCAGGGGCCAGCTACCGATATTGAAATTCAGGCCAAAGAGATCCTCTTCATCAAAAACAGCCTCAATAGCTTGCTGGCCTACCACACCGGTCAACCTCTAGAGCGCATCGAACGAGATACCGACCGCGACAACTTCATGACCCCAGAACAAGCCAAAGAGTACGGCCTTATCGACCAGGTGATCAGCAAGAGACCCCAGCCAACCCTGGCAGCCGTTTCTTGA
- a CDS encoding DUF1815 family protein produces the protein MFTRLAEQYRSYVQDLVMSLQALAIVLEKRGYPASCYTCGTSFESASFMVSLREGHLIRFLVSECSISWTEMRDDRELMKLEGAEAIRQLQELAELIKDELLVAATPAEALVAST, from the coding sequence ATGTTCACACGGTTGGCGGAACAATACCGCAGCTATGTTCAAGATCTGGTGATGAGTTTGCAGGCTCTGGCCATCGTTTTGGAGAAGCGGGGCTACCCAGCCTCTTGCTACACCTGTGGTACGTCTTTCGAGAGTGCCTCGTTTATGGTCAGTTTACGAGAGGGGCACCTAATCCGCTTTTTGGTTTCCGAATGCTCCATTAGCTGGACAGAAATGCGGGATGACCGGGAGCTTATGAAATTGGAAGGGGCAGAGGCGATTCGCCAACTGCAGGAGCTGGCAGAGCTTATCAAAGATGAGCTGTTGGTCGCCGCCACGCCGGCTGAAGCTCTGGTGGCCAGCACCTGA